A region from the Benincasa hispida cultivar B227 chromosome 10, ASM972705v1, whole genome shotgun sequence genome encodes:
- the LOC120088504 gene encoding protein FAF-like, chloroplastic → MKTLHHYKQGIPTILPSSDLHSPTLPPPSLRRTLSADMSSTKCFSSIRKVASSQAFSLPNHNHDHKIHESRKHRDPDSWSSILLHNSVSDPPKSTISVPYVHPLLKKTSHSLSEMSLQICTESLGSETGSDAFSSSEDGDFDELMAKTEYPHIHTSEWKPVKFGRIKSPPRSFPPPISSLNSPDGASVCIQSRRENGRLILDAVSVPSRKNFRAERRDGRLVLSFLTTPANLLVQEEEDELEELIAREFEEVKESEIVGERDDENDLEAEELEVPMEKVPRLPSSLMNFHRLPLMVKKPDRFINRNPAWPKEKNASETPTLLSQSLPPRPPSLTAATAAGSLNAYEYYWRPKSTGKSAGIQNPIGPQQTQPIHSVTRKLISSNNQMADEKHQFSILRGNRGDYMVPLSNGCKVPRRSVLLREPCCIATT, encoded by the coding sequence ATGAAGACCCTTCACCATTACAAACAGGGCATCCCCACCATTCTCCCTTCTTCAGATCTCCATTCCCCCACACTCCCTCCCCCTTCCTTGAGAAGAACTCTCTCCGCCGACATGTCCTCCACCAAATGCTTCTCCTCCATCAGGAAAGTCGCTTCTTCCCAAGCATTCTCTCTCCCCAACCACAACCACGACCACAAGATTCACGAGTCTCGAAAACACCGGGATCCTGATTCTTGGAGTTCAATTCTGCTTCACAACTCTGTTTCCGATCCTCCCAAATCCACTATTTCTGTTCCCTATGTTCATCCTCTTCTCAAAAAAACTTCTCACTCTCTCAGTGAAATGAGTCTTCAGATTTGCACCGAGAGCCTTGGATCTGAAACTGGCTCCGATGCCTTCTCCTCCTCCGAGGATGGAGACTTCGATGAACTGATGGCGAAAACAGAGTACCCTCATATACATACTTCTGAATGGAAGCCTGTCAAGTTTGGACGTATAAAATCGCCGCCGAGGTCTTTTCCGCCGCCGATTTCTTCTCTTAATTCCCCCGATGGTGCGTCTGTTTGCATTCAGTCTCGCCGGGAAAATGGTCGATTAATTCTCGATGCTGTCTCTGTTCCTTCTCGGAAAAACTTCCGTGCCGAACGCCGTGATGGCCGTTTAGTTCTCTCTTTTCTTACAACTCCGGCGAATTTATTGGttcaagaggaagaagatgagttgGAGGAATTAATTGCTAGGGAGTTTGAGGAAGTGAAAGAATCGGAAATTGTTGGAGAGAGAGACGATGAGAATGATTTGGAAGCCGAGGAATTGGAAGTTCCGATGGAGAAGGTTCCGAGATTGCCGAGCTCTCTTATGAACTTCCACCGATTACCATTGATGGTGAAGAAGCCTGATCGATTCATCAATCGGAACCCGGCATGGCCGAAGGAAAAGAATGCTTCAGAGACACCAACTCTACTGTCACAGTCTCTTCCACCGCGTCCGCCGTCACTCACGGCGGCGACGGCTGCCGGTTCCCTGAATGCATACGAGTACTACTGGCGACCAAAATCCACCGGAAAATCAGCCGGAATTCAAAACCCAATTGGCCCACAACAAACTCAACCTATCCATAGCGTAACCCGCAAACTTATTTCTTCAAACAATCAAATGGCGGATGAGAAACATCAATTTTCTATTCTGAGAGGAAACAGAGGAGATTATATGGTTCCATTGTCGAATGGTTGTAAAGTGCCAAGAAGGTCTGTTCTTCTCCGGGAGCCCTGCTGCATTGCCACCACCTGA